A window from Candidatus Zixiibacteriota bacterium encodes these proteins:
- a CDS encoding sigma-54-dependent Fis family transcriptional regulator, with translation MPSILVIEDKDSMQKMLTDTLESEGYEVDACGDGPDGLTKARDKRYDLILTDFKLPKMDGLEVLSGVKEIDPEISVILMTAYGTIETAVQAMRLGAYDFLTKPFDTDHLSVLIKRALENRRLVAENTLLREEIANSHGSKKIIGTSEKIKEAIELVRKVAPSDATVLFLGESGTGKELFARAVHRLSARKNGPFVTINCAAIPHELMENELFGSEKGAYTGSIARKMGKFEIADGGSIFLDEIGDLDVALQAKLLRVLQEKNFERLGGTKQISVDVRVIAASNIDLKEAIGKTAFREDLYYRLSVFPITISPLRERRDDISPLANFFIEKYCQEMNKKSKNLSREAVNLLEKYHWPGNVRELENTIERAIILCNGKTITPNHLAIRIPSAAEISLREGAGLKEVAAFAQAQAEKGLIKRVLIQTNGNKRKAAEILKVDYTTLFEKLKKHGLQKKNNS, from the coding sequence ATGCCATCTATTCTTGTTATTGAGGATAAAGACAGTATGCAGAAAATGCTGACCGATACTCTCGAATCGGAAGGCTATGAAGTGGATGCTTGCGGAGATGGCCCTGATGGGCTTACCAAGGCTCGAGACAAGCGATATGATTTAATCCTAACCGACTTTAAGCTGCCAAAAATGGATGGGTTGGAAGTTCTCTCCGGGGTTAAAGAAATCGATCCCGAAATATCGGTTATTTTGATGACTGCCTATGGCACAATCGAGACTGCGGTTCAGGCTATGCGTCTCGGCGCTTACGATTTTTTAACCAAGCCTTTCGATACCGACCATCTGTCGGTATTGATAAAACGCGCCCTCGAAAACCGTCGCTTAGTAGCCGAAAACACACTCTTACGCGAGGAAATAGCCAATAGCCACGGTTCGAAAAAGATAATCGGCACTTCCGAAAAAATCAAAGAGGCGATCGAACTTGTCCGGAAAGTGGCCCCCTCGGATGCAACAGTGCTGTTTCTGGGCGAATCAGGTACAGGCAAAGAACTATTTGCCAGAGCGGTTCATCGGTTGTCCGCCAGGAAAAACGGACCGTTTGTAACAATCAATTGCGCCGCTATCCCTCATGAACTTATGGAGAATGAACTGTTTGGCTCGGAGAAAGGAGCCTATACCGGCTCTATTGCCCGCAAGATGGGAAAATTTGAAATTGCTGATGGCGGCTCTATATTTTTGGATGAAATCGGCGACTTAGATGTTGCGCTTCAAGCAAAACTTCTGCGAGTCCTTCAAGAAAAGAATTTTGAAAGGCTTGGAGGCACCAAACAAATATCTGTTGATGTTAGAGTCATTGCCGCCTCCAATATTGACCTTAAGGAAGCGATTGGTAAAACTGCTTTTCGTGAAGATTTATACTACCGCCTGTCGGTTTTCCCAATAACGATTTCACCATTACGAGAGAGACGAGACGATATCTCGCCCTTGGCTAATTTCTTTATTGAAAAATACTGCCAAGAAATGAATAAAAAATCCAAAAATTTATCTCGTGAAGCGGTTAATCTTTTAGAAAAATATCACTGGCCGGGCAATGTTAGGGAACTCGAAAATACGATTGAAAGGGCGATTATCCTATGTAACGGTAAAACTATTACTCCCAATCATCTGGCAATCAGAATACCATCAGCTGCGGAAATCAGTTTAAGAGAAGGAGCTGGCCTAAAAGAGGTTGCCGCTTTTGCCCAAGCACAAGCAGAAAAAGGGTTGATTAAACGAGTATTAATCCAAACCAATGGCAACAAACGCAAAGCGGCTGAGATACTTAAGGTTGACTACACAACCCTCTTTGAAAAACTGAAAAAACATGGCCTTCAAAAGAAAAA